The genomic region AGGGTAAAGCTTCAACCTGGATAGGCTCACGATTGAGAAAAATATCACCATCTGATTCGATAGTCACGTTGATTTGTTCTTTTTTGACGCTTTCTGTGGTAGTTGCCGAGGGAAGATTGACTGGTAAACCCTCTGAGCGAATCAAATATAGACTCGAAACGATAAAAAAAGCGAGAATCGAGAAGATAACGTCTATCATCGGTACGATATTAATACCATCATCTAACTCTGGTTCCTCAGGAAGACGCATAATTATTCATCCCTTTTTGATGTTGGCGACGGTACAGCAATTCTAACTGACCTCCATATTCTTGGATTGAAGCTAGCTGACGCTGATAAAAAGCACGAAAAGTATTGGTAAACAGCAAGGTAAAGATAGCCACTACCAAACCCATTACCGTTGAAACCAAAGCCTCACTGATACCTCCAGTAACTCCCGCAGTTTGAGTCGCTTCAAAATTGCCGATATCTAAAGAGGCAAAAGAACGCATTAACCCCAAAATTGTCCCCAAAAGTCCTAACAAAGGCGAAACAGTGATAACTGTCTGGAAAAATGTGTTAAATCGCTTCAATAAGGGCAATTCTGCTTGAGTGGCACTTTCTAAAGCCAAACGAAACTCCACAGGTGTCGGTCTATCTAATTCCAGTGCTTCCAAAAAGATACGAGCCATAGGTAAATCAGCGTTTTGCTTAAGCTTTTTAATAGCGGCCAGAGGATCAACGGTATAGACGCGGAGGATCTCTTTAACCATAGGAATCTCTCGAGTCTTGACGCGAAACCAAAACCAAAGACGCTCAATGATCAGGGCAACAGCTATACAGGAGAATGCCAGTAATGGCCAAGCAACGATACCCCCTGCTAAGAAAAAGTTATTAATCTCCATAGTTTATTGGTAAGGACTTCTGTTAGTATAAAGTGATGGTAAAACTTATTGCAAGTCATAATCAATAATTTTTGACGATTGTGATTCAAGGCGATCGCTATAAGCAAGTATAAGCAATTATTATTGTTTAAAAATATTTTCAATAATATAACTAATTAATCATGTCCAATTCGCGCTTTTGTATTGAACAACGTTCCCGAGAACAATCTCAAACACAAAAAATTATCGTTCTTGGTTTAGTAGCTTCCGCAGTTTTACACGGAGTACTTGCAACTACAAACTTTAACCCCTTGTTAAGATCCGAAGCCCCATCAGAAGCTGAAGTCCCCATAGAATTAGTGATAGTTGAAGAGCCTGAACTTGAACCTAAGCCTGTACCGCCCGAACCTGAACCCGAACCTGAACCTGAACCCGAACCTGAACCTGAACCTGAACCAGTTGAAAATCAGGTAATACAGCCTATACCCCAGCCAGTTGTACCCACTCCTCCACCTCCAGTTCAGCCCAAAATACAACCTACTGCACCTCCTGTTTCTACTACCCCAGAAGAAGGAGGAGGACAACCCCTGGCAGTACTTACTAGTCCCGGTTCATCAGGAATTTTTAAAGTTCCATATGTTCCCCCAGGTTCTCAATTTGAAGAATCCACAGGTACAGGTACAGATACAGGGTCAAGTACAGGTACAGGTACGGGCACAGGTACAGGCACAGGTACAGGCGTTGTACAACCACAACCACAAAAACGAGGAATTAGTTGTATTAGTGGCTGTGATCCTGTTTATCCTTTTGCGCTAGATGGTGCAGAGGGTAGCGCAGCGGTACAATTGTTATTAGGTCCTGAGGGGGAAGTAATCAGCGTTACTTTAGTTCGGGGTCATGAAAATAGTGCAATTAATCGACAAGCTCTACTAGCAGCCAGAAATATGAGATTTACTCCCACTGGCGATAATGTTTCAGTCCAAGTTACGGTTAATTTTACTGTCGCCGGTTCAGAATTCGATCGCGTCGCTAAGGAACGTCAAGAGCAATTAGAGCAAGAGCGACAAGCTCAAGAACGTCAACAGCAGGAACGCCAAGCTCAGGAGCAACAACAGCAATTGGAACAGGAGCGACAAGCTCAGGAGCAACAACCCCCAGAGGTTCAACCCCCCGTCGCACAACCCAACCTACCACTGGTTCAACCCCAAGCACCTTTAATTCCACGTGACGCACCCTTGTTACCAAATATCCAAGATCGCTTGAAGAAATAATATTAGGGAGTGTTTCTTCTACCTAAATCGTAGACTCCGCATGCTACACAGGCTAAAATACCTACGCTTATTGCCCAGCTTTTACCCAGGCCGACGTTTACTCCATAGTTAAACAGTCCACCGGCTATTAGAAAAGGAATAATACTAAATAAAGAAGCGTAAAAGGCATTTTGTGCTTCTCTAGCTACTCTTGTTTTTTCAAATTCATCCTTGGAAGTGTAGAGAAAGCCTTCGGCGAAATTGAACCAGCGCTCCCATTGAAAGGTAATCCATTCTCTTAGGGAAGCAAAGCCCAAATACAGCGCCAAAGCCCAAAGACAGGTACCTGCGATCGCCACCTTATCTACAGAAATATTCCAGGGTATGATTCCATCAAGCATAGTTAGTTACTTAAAATTGCTTGATAGATTTTAACATATGGACACAACTGGATTCGAACCAGTGACCTCTACGATGTCAACGTAGCGCTCTAACCAACTGAGCTATGCGTCCCTAAGGATTCCTATGATATCATATAAATAAGCGATTTGCAACAGTTTTTTTGATTCATATAGCTATTCTCAGTCTAGTTAGGGAAAATAACGGTAAAATTCTTGTCGATGGAGAACGCGAGAGAAAATAATAGTGTCACTTATCATAAAAAAACCGATTCTATAATCACCAACTCCAATTCGATAGGTATTTTCTTGTCCTTGTAATTTTTTGACATTCCTGATGTCCCTAAGATTTTGAGAGGGTATAATGTCCTGAAAAGCAAGATTTTTAATTTTCGTGTAAACTTGTGTACCTTTGAGAAGTTTAAGGTCATTAACAAAAGTGGGAAAATATTCGGTTTTCATTCTTTTTCTAGTTCTGCCAATGCGTCCTCGAAGCTTAAGGGAGTTTCATCCTTAACTTCCATCATGGCGCGATATAATCCTTCATCTTCAACGGTTTCAATAATCCATTCATAGTCCTGAAAATTGATGACTATTTGCAGAATATGACCGTGAATATCCGTAATCAATTCTTGAGCAAAAGGATAATCTTTAGCGTTCATGTTTCTTTCTTTTATAAAAAAAATTTGGCTCTTATTTTACTATAGAATTTTTAAGGGTACAACTTTTTTCTGGTAGTTACAGCTAAAAGCGATCGCCTTGGACTATCGCACTTCAGCATTTTTCTGCTAGCATGAGTAGGTAAAAAAACGGATTTTACCACCATGACCGACACTCAACCCACGACCCAACCCAAATTACCCGAACCCAAATTCGGCTTCAACGAATACGCCGAACGTCTCAACGGAAGAGCTGCGATGATTGGTTTTGTTTTAGTAATCCTGATTGAATATCTAAGCGGTCAAGGTTTATTAACGTGGCTGGGTTTACAATAATCTCCGACAAATTACTTACACTTGAGATAAGCTGAAAGTAAGAGATGAATCGCAAATTAATTGAGTATAACCGATGATTAACGCTATATTGCCTCGCTTTTTCAAAGTAGCTTACCGCAAAGAACCCCTCTCTAGCTTTGTCTTAATCGTTGGTGCGGTAGACGCAGTTATTGGCGGTGTGGGTGAGCGGTGGACTTTGTTATCCTTGGGTGTCACCACCATTTTAATCGCTTTTTTATTGCGGTGGTGGCAACAACAAAAACCCGCCAACTCCTCCCCCACAGTAGCTAGACGAATGCTTCCCCCCAGCTCAGCTACGGCGCCCTTACCCGTGTTAAATAACAGCCAAAAACAACGATGATCGTCCCAGGCTCTCAACTTCTAAAAATAGGCGAAGTAGCTCAAGAGACTGGTTTATCGATTAAAACTATCCGCTACTACGACCAGTTAGGTTTATTATTACCCTCGGTACAACGAAATCAAGCCGGTTATCGTTTGTTTCAACCCGTAGTTATTAACCGTCTCCAATTTATCAAAAAAACCCAGTCTCTGGGTCTGAGTCTTAAAGAAATCAAAGAAATACTAGATATTCACGACTCAGGAGCGGTTCCCTGTCCAGCGATTAAAGAATGTTTGGTTAAACAATTAGCAATTATCGATATACACATAAATAACTTACATTTTGTTAAAACAGAGTTACAAACAATACTCTCAGACTGGCAAGATCTAGAATCAAGAGACCAACTATCTCAGACCATTTGCCCCAATATTAAGTAACCTTTTATCATGAATCTGAATCAACTCAAAATAACTTTATTAATAGCGATAACTATAATTGCTGCCTCGATTCGCCCTATTAAAGCTCAAACCGAACCTAATGAGCCGGTAGTTCCGGCACAAGAATGGCGACTGTGGAGAACCCCTAGACTAATACAAACCCTTAGAGAGCACGATGGAACCGTCAGCGCAGTGACTTTTACGCCAGATGGCGACATCGTCATCAGTGGTGGTGGACATAATGACCCCACCCTTAAGTTTTGGTCTGTGGAAACGGGGAAAATAATCCAAAGAGTCCGGGCTCAACGTACAGGAGTGTTGAATCTGGGAGTTAGTCCCGATGGTACGACTCTGGTAAGTACCGGAGAAGATAGAGAAATAAATATTTGGAATTTACAGACAGGAGCACATCTTTCTACTTTTTTTGAACACTCTACTAGTGTGCTAACTATGGCCATTTCTCCTGATAGTCGCGTCATGGTGACAGGAGGTTTAGATGGTATTAGAGCTTGGAATTTGACTCCCCAACGTCCGGCTTTTATTTTGCAGAATGTCGGTAACCCCACCTACACCGTGGCTATACATCCTAACGGCTATATTCTTGCTAGTGGTCATGATGATGGTAAAGTTAAATTCTGGAATCTTAGGACCGCTAGTGAAATAGCAGAGTTTTCCAGTCATTCCCAACAAGTTAGTGCTGTACTCTTTACTCTAGACGGTGAAAAATTAATTACAGGAAGTTTAGATGGCACGATTAAAGTATGGCACCTGGGGACTCGACAGTTACTCTATACCTTCACGGGACATAATAGTAGAATACGCGCTTTAACTCTTAATCCCGACGGCAAAGTTTTAGCGAGCGCAGCTAATGATGGGGTCCGTCTGTGGAATATTGAGACGGGAGAATTTATCACTGTGCTGACAGGACACACGGATTGGGTACGCTCTATTGCCTTTAGTAACGATGGTAAAAGACTAGCTTCAGGGAGTTTTGATACCTTGATTCGCGTTTGGGAAATACCGGAACTGGAGATTTCTGTACCAACAACTACGGAATAATGACCGAACAACAACATCCTCAAGAATACAGCGATCGCCAAATTCTCACTCAGATCCTCCAACAAGAAGCTACCCCAGACAATCTAGCTGATGTAGCTAGGTTTTTAATTCGTTATCATAACTTCCCTGGAGCAAGGGGTATTCAGGCAGATTTAGCCCAGATCTTACAACAATGGGGATTAGATCAAGAAACTTTGTTTGCTAAAACCAGAAAACTCTATTCAGATAAAAAAATATCCTACCAGAAATTATCTCCCGAACAAACTCAAGATTGGAGTTGATTTATTTAGGGATTCCCGCTAGAGGTTGATTGAGGGGAATCATTAAACGGCTGTTCATTTGTTCTCGGGAAACTTGATTGATCGCCATAACTAGAAATTTAGCATCCTGATCAGAAGAATTAGCTAGTTGGGGTAAACGCGAAGGAATGGGTGTAAACAAACCTGATAAAGCCGCAACCGACAAAGCTGCGATCGCTCCTCCACTCCATCCCCATTTACTTCTTTTGCGCTCTTGTTGCTTAACGCGATTTAAAACTTGCGCCGCTAATTGTTCTGGTAAGATTATCGGAGAAGGTTGAGGTAGATTTTTGAGCTTTGCTCTCAAGCGTAGCATTTGTTGATACTCATGCTGTAACCGCTGATCATTTTGCAATAGAGATTTTATTTTAGTAGTTTCCTCCTCGCTTAACTCTTGGTCAATATAAGCGCTGAGTAGTTCAAAATGTTCAGAAGGATCAAAATCGGGCATCATGGCAACATTATAAAAAATTATGTAGTTGGGATTGTAATTTAGCTCTAGCTCTAGCGATTCTTGATTTGACCGTACCGAGAGAAACTCCCGTAATCTCAGCTATTTCTTCATAAGACATACCCTCAATTTCTCTGAGGATAATTGTCGTCCGAAAAATAGGCTCAAGATCGGCGATCGCTTGCTGCAATTTTTCATAAAACTCTCTAGTAGCTAAATCATCCTCCGGTGTGGGAGCATTAGCAGCAATTTCCTGGGTCACATAAGAGTCCTCTAATTGACGGGGTTCATCTAAAGAAACCGTTTCAGAGCGGCGCTTACGTTTTCTCAGTTCATCATAGAACAAGTTGGTGGTAATTCGGGCCAACCAACTTTTAAATTTGTGTGGATCCTCAAGACGAGACAAGTAACGATACACTCTCAGCCAAACCTCCTGAGACAGATCGCAGCGATCTTGCCAGTCGGGGGCTAAATGGTATAAAATGCGCTCTACATAGGTTTGATAACGACGTAGCAATTCAGTAAAAGCACCTTGGTTAGGCTGCACTCCTTCTTGACAACGTAGAATTAGATCGTAGTTAGAGAGATGCTCAGGTGATACCCTTGTTTTCAAGTTAGTTACCCTAGTCATTGACCAAGATATCGATACTGATTGACTCATGACTATTTCCTTAAAAAACGTCCACATCGTTATTTTTTAGTTAGACGCTTTTTTAGGGTCAAAAGTTCCTGGCTTTAAACTCAATCATAGATCAGATCTTGACTATTAACATTGAGATTGCTAGGCTAATCTTAAAATGAAGACGAACCTATACCAGACCTAGGAATCAATTGTGTGAAAGTGAGTGGGAAACAATGAGTCAATCTTCTACCGATCAACCTAATCTTCAACCTGAGGAAATCAGACAGAAAGATTATACACTGACTATCTTTTTTATCTGTGCCAGTATAGTAATGCTAGTAGCTGGTGGCGTAGGGTTTTTCGCTACCTCTAGATTATTAAACTTGCCTAAAGCTGAATCTTGCCCCAAGGTTTTCTGGCCACTGGCTTCTGCGTCGGTACGCCTCTACTGCGCTCAATTGGCAACTCAAAAACATACGGTGTCGGGTTGGGTTGAAGCTATAAACATGGTAGAAGTTTTGCCCGAAGATCACCCAATGCGCTCAGAAGTAGAGCGTAATGTCAAGGCTTGGGTAAGGGAGATTCTGGATCAGGGAGAAACCTTATTTCAGTCGGGAAAAATAGATCAAGCTCTAGAGTTAGTTAACCAAGTTCCTAATCAAATCTTAGCTTATGAGTTGGTAAAAGAGCAAAAAGCGGTTTGGCAATCGATTTGGCAAGAAGCAGAGAGCAAGGAAAAACAGATTGAGCACTATATCGATACCCGTAACTGGAGTCAAGCTTTCCGAGAAGCGGCACAGTTAACTAGTGTACAAAATCAATATTGGTCCACGGTTAAATACGAAGAAAGTCTTAATCAAATTCAGTTGGCTCGCTCTGAAAGCAGTAAGTTAGAATCCGCTTACGCTCTGGTAGAAACAGGAGACGTAGAGAGTTTACTCGAGGCGATGGCAGAAGCGAAAAAAATAAACCCCACTAGCTCAGCTTATCAAGAAGCAAAACAATTAATCGATTTAGCTAATAATAATCTACTGAAAATGATTCAAACTAAGGTAGAGTCAAGAGATTGGGAAGGTTTACAAGAATTACTCAGTAAAATACCGGAAGAAGTAGAGTTAAGCGAAAATATAGAAGATTGGCGTCAATTAGTCGCCGCGGGAACCATGGCTGACGAAGGAACAGTAGCAGGGATAGAGGAAGCGATCGCTCTAGCAGAAGTAATTGAGTCAAAAAGCCCCGTCTATTATGAAGCCCAAAAATTAATTAATCGTTGGGAGTTAGAATCGGAAAACGTGGAAACTCTGGGGGAAGCTAGAAAAATAGCTCAAAAAGGTTCCATCGAAGATTTAAGCAAAGCGATCGAAGAAGCCAAATTAATCTCGGCCTTTCATCCTCGTTATCAAGAAGCCCAAACAGAAATTAGTCAGTGGAATCGTCAAATTCAAATTATCGAAGACCAACCTATTTTAGAACAAGCAGAAAAATTGTCCCGTGGTGTAACGGTTAACGCTTGGCTTGAAGCGATCACTCAAGCTAGTTTAATTAGAGCAAACCGCCCTCTGTATCCTCGAGCTCAAAACTTGATTCTAGAAAATCATAACAAAATAGAAACTACTCAGGATCAACCTATACTTACCCAAGCGATAAGGCTAGCTGAACAGGAAAATTGGACAGGGGCGATCGCCAAAGCTCAAGAAATCCCCTCCGGTAGAGCTTTATCTCAACAAGCACAAGAAAAAATATCTCTGTGGCAACAACAACTCAACGCCCAAGACAATCTCTTAGAAGCTAATCGACTAGCGGCTAGCAATCGGGTGAGTGATTTAAACAAAGCGATTCAGTTAGCGAGTCAAATCCCCAGCTATACCTCTGTCGCGGCAGCTAGTCAGGAAAGCATCGAGGCTTGGTCTAATCAATTACTCACAAAAGCTCAGGAAACCGCTGATTATGATCTGACCGAAGCTATTAACATCGCCAGTCTCATCCCCAGGGGAACCTCTGCTTATAATTCAGCTAGAACCTATGTTGAAATTTGGCGCAAGAAACAGTCTCAATCTCCTCTATCTTTCCCAGAGTATCAGGAAAATTAAGTCTGGCGAAATTTTCTAATTTGATACTCTAAGCTTTCGACTATTCGATAATTATCTTTTCCCACAGCTTGAGCGAATTTAGCTTCTGTCTCCAGTAAGATATCTTCTGCAACTCCTTTCCATTGCTCTCTAGACGCCCAATGAATAACTAAAATAACCTCAGTCTCTACAAAGGGATTGAGCCAAGTTTCTTTCCCTAAATAACCGGGAAAAGTTGCTAACGTCTCAGTATAAATATCATCATCTGCTTCAATGAACTTTTGTTTAGCTTCTGGAGTGACTTCAAATTTTAACCATTCAATAATCATTTAGGCTCTTCCGTACTTGTGGTGATAAGCAAAACTTATCGGTTATAGGGAACAGGGAACGGGGAACAGTCAAGAAAATGTTATTTTAAAGACAATTTACCCCATAATGCTAAGAGAGCCATTATCTGACTCATTTTATCAGGTCAGGGCTTAGTATTGACCGTTACCGGACCATTGACCAGAGTTTGACAAGCTAAACGATAATTACCGGGCTTTTTCTTAAGTTTACGTTTTTCAAAGTCGGTGGGATCGGAGAGATTTTCCATACCTGCTACTATTTCCACGATACAGGTTCCACATTGTCCATAGCCGCCGCAATTCATCAGTTTTCCTTTTAACGTGTATAAATCTATGCCATTTTGCAGGGCTTTTTCCCTGAGATTTGCCCCATTGGCAATAATAATTTCTTTATTTTCCTTAATAAAGTTGATCGTGGTCACTCACTATGCTCCCTTGACTGTATATTAAAAATTATAAATTTTAAATACCAGCTACTACCGAGAGTACGCTAAAAAATTTTTGGTAAATTAGTTTACTTACTGTTACAATAGATTTAAGGAAATCTTAAGCACTGTCGGTTTGGGAACGAGTGATTTAGATTAGACTAAACAACAACGTATTTTGATAAGCCAGCGATCGCCTTCGCTGGTATTATGTTATTAGAGCAAAATTTAAAATATAATTTAACCTTAAAACAGTGAATATCCGTGTTGTTATCTTTTCCGGAATTATGACCGCTCTGGTGGGGGCTATGATTGGCGCCGCTGTAGGACATATCGGCAATAGAAGGGAACGTACACCAGGGATTATAGGTGGAGGAGTGGTTCTGGGTTTTGTCATAGGCTCAGCTCAAGAGGCAGTACGACAACAAAATAGACAAAGAATAGACGAGGAAGAAGAGAATTAAAACCCTTCTTTCAGGTATTTTCGCCCTAATTTAGCCCTTAATTCGGCTTTAATCCGACTGAGAATCGAGGTTTCGTCGAGGGAGTTTAAAATGCTCTGAACGACAGTTTTAGGTCCCTCTGGTCCCCAGGAAGCCCCATGAGCGAGATAAGTCTTGGTGACTTGAGCGATCGCATAGGAAGAAACTCCCGCTACCGCACCTTGGGTTAGAGCCACAGAAGCGTAGGGAGCAAGAGAAGCACCACCAGTAGCGGGCACGACTAAACCCAGTAAACCTTTAATGGAACTTAAACCAAAAGAAGCGAGGATTTCACTGGCGCTAATACCCCCTAAACTAATCGCTATCTTCTGTAATAGCCCTAAGGCTGCGGTATGAGTCATAGGGATACCATAGAGACGAGAAAGAGCTAAAATCATCACCACGTCGACGATTCCCCCGGTAAATAAATCAAATACCGTGACAGGGTTGAGCGCGATCGCTAGGGATTTAGTCATTACTCCTTTCCAGATCAATTCATTAGCTGCTTGTTCTCTCAGCAATATTTTACGCGCTAATAAACGTTCATTGACCTGATCGGCGTAGAGCATAGTATTTAAAGCTACTAATGACTTACCTTCTTTAGCCAAGATTTCGAGAATTTTTAGTTTTAACTCTTCAATTTGCGGAACACCTCGACGTCTCTGGATTTTTAAATGTCCTTGGGAATCTGAGCTCGCTTCAACGACTAGAGGTGAAGCTGCTACCATCACGATTTCTTCTGGGGAGAGTAATTCTTTGACGCGATCATCGCGAATTTTCTCGTAGATAGCGAGAGCGTCTGCTTCTGGATACTGATCGATTTTATTAAATACTAAGAGAATCGGTTTACCAAACTCGCGCAATTCACACAAAGCCTGATACTCAACCTTAGTCAGATCTCCTGCTATGATCATCAAGATTAAATCGGCTTGTTTAGCGATATCTCTGGCTAAAGCTTCTCTGGTTTCTCCATCTACTTCGTCAATCCCCGGGGTATCAATCAACTCTACTGAAGATTTACCTAAACCGGGTATGGTTAATTTTTGAATCTCTTGGTCACTTTCTGCCAAATTTTCTTGACTTAACTGCCAATGTTTAGAAGTAGATACTTGTGTTACTCCATGTAGGGCACCAGTTTGAAACACAGGTTCTCCCAGAAGAGCGTTGAGTATGGAAGATTTTCCCCTTCCTACCATCCCAAAAGCGGCGATTTGAACTACCGATTGCTCTAACTTAGCTAACATTGCGCTTAAATGAGCGATTTCACCTTCTAAACCGATTTTTTCCCGAGGAGTAAGGTCCAAATTAGAAACAAGAGCACCTAGAGCATCTTGAGCTTGTTGATAGTTAAGTTCTCCCTGAATCGTCTCAAAGCTCGCTAAAATACGATCTAACTCTTCGGAATTCCAACTGGTAAACCTTTGTTCCATTCTTAAACCTGACAAAGTAGTTCTAATTTATTATTTTAGCTCGTTCAGACACCAACCCCAGTCGCCGTATTTGACCACAAAAAAGCAATAATCCAAATCGGTGTAAGATGAGTGCCTGTCAGAGTTTAATGGAATACGCGATTCAGAATTTAGTCTATGTCACGATGATCGAGCGATCTCAAAACCCAATTCGCGCATTCTACAGACCAACCCCCTACCATAAAAGTAGTTTTTTATTTGACACTCTTGATTTTGTTTGCTAACATCAATAGCAACTATTATACACGCACTCAATGTATATAAAGAGAGTCGGGCTGGAACTGTTCCCGACTATAAACCGGCGTAGTGGGAAAGTTACAAAGTCTAAAACTGATAGTACCACGAAGCAAGTTCACCGAAGTCCTAAAGGGATGCCAGAAGCCTACAATCTTGTCAATAGACGAGCGAAGAGGTAGTTCACAGCAGTTTATGAGTTAGTCGCCGTGGGTTTACCCGAAACCATTGCTTACGTGAGAGTGATGAACCAATGTTGGCAAACAGGTTATCTAGAAGGAGAAGTCAGAGCGGGTTCTTACCAATGGGCGTTTAAATGGCGTTTTCGCCAGGGACGGTTATCGGTACAACCTTCTTTAGGTAGAGCTTTGATTCAAGAACCTCTGGGGCGCTTTTTAGAGCGTTATGACTACCAGTTAGAGCCGGGAGGAGATTATCAGTTTACCCTACGAGGCAGAATTTAAATAACGTTCAATTAAGATAATGGCTACGAGATCGTCGATCGCTCTTGGTGGGACCCTCATACCCCGGGGAACCAAACGGTTTAAACCTCGGGGTGGATACATATCCCAATAGCGATCGCGTGCTTGTAGGGTAGAGTTTCTCTCGTCGATGCTGACGATGGGAAGAGATGGTGGTAAAGCTAATTTAAGCTTGTCACTCCAAATTTTGGAAGTAGTTTGATTCCCCAAGACTAATACTTCTGGTGCAAATTCTTGAGTCAGAGCTATAACGTGAGCGATCGCCTGCTCTGAGGCTATTACCTGATGATGTAACAGTTGTTGATCTCGGCTCATCACTGCTACACCACATTTATCTCTACCTGGATCGAAGCCGATAATTACCACAAATTATATAGCTAAAGCTGTTTTAAGACGAGATAAAGCTAACGCTTCTTTTTCGCTAACTTTGGGGGAACCGGAGCCGAATAAACCGCTACCTGCAGCTTCAGCTACGGCTTCGCCACAGCCATAGATAAATTGTTTATATTCTTGAATTTCTTCAGGAGTAGCTCTGTCTGTCAAGATAGTAATCGCTTCGCTGATAGAGGCGATCGCTCTATCTACTAACGCTCCAGACTGAACCTCTTCAGGGGTAATTTCTGGCTTTTCTGGTTTAATCACACCACTTTTAAAGTTTTCTTCACTAAATACCGTTTGAATCAGGGAATTATTGGGATATTTTTTAGCTACACCTACAAATTCTTTACCCAAAGCTGCAGCTTCAATGGCTGTTGAAACAATACCCAAATCCACCAAGGAAATAGCCATACCCGCCATCATAGGAGCGTTAGCGATAGTTTTTAACTCTGTTTCGTTATACTGCATAGTGATTTGATGCCTCTAATTTTTAAGTACCCGAATCATAGCAAATTGGAGTAACTTTCTGGGTTAAGACTTAATTAAATTTCTCAGTTTTCTCAGGCAATTCTATAGCTTTCTTTAGATGTTTCTCCCATAAAACTCAGCTTAGTACTCGATAGTAATAATCAAGGACGAATAAATCGAGGTAAAGAAGATGAAACGTTTACTTTTAGCTACATTATCCACTTTAATGCTTAGTTCACTTACTACGCCTGTTTTAGCTTCTGAAGTAGTTCCCCAAACCGGTCCTTTAAACTTAGTTTCTCTAGCGCGTCAAGGTTATCTAAAAGATCAAGGTGTTCCTTCTGGGGATTCACTATATCATGCTTATCGCTCAGGAAAACTAACCCCTGAATCTCTAGTTGAAGCGGGAATCGCTGACGGTCGTGTTGCTCCAGAAACCATAAATAACAGAGGTTACATTAGAGATGTCAAATATAGTTTGAGAGAATTGGTAGATTCCAACTAATAGAAACTACCAACGGAATAGGAGTTAGGTTAAACCCTTCCCCTTTCCCCTAATTTATAGTGTCAGAGACTGAGGTTCATTTTCGATTAATTTAGCTAAATCCTGTAGGAAACCGGCAGCATCAGCACCGTAGATAATACGATGGTCACAGGTA from Gloeocapsa sp. PCC 73106 harbors:
- a CDS encoding biopolymer transporter ExbD, producing MRLPEEPELDDGINIVPMIDVIFSILAFFIVSSLYLIRSEGLPVNLPSATTTESVKKEQINVTIESDGDIFLNREPIQVEALPSALRALVQKGDEALVVINADTEIEHGRVVEVMDQLRQVEGVNLAIAAKKIEQK
- a CDS encoding MotA/TolQ/ExbB proton channel family protein; the encoded protein is MEINNFFLAGGIVAWPLLAFSCIAVALIIERLWFWFRVKTREIPMVKEILRVYTVDPLAAIKKLKQNADLPMARIFLEALELDRPTPVEFRLALESATQAELPLLKRFNTFFQTVITVSPLLGLLGTILGLMRSFASLDIGNFEATQTAGVTGGISEALVSTVMGLVVAIFTLLFTNTFRAFYQRQLASIQEYGGQLELLYRRQHQKGMNNYASS
- a CDS encoding energy transducer TonB — its product is MSNSRFCIEQRSREQSQTQKIIVLGLVASAVLHGVLATTNFNPLLRSEAPSEAEVPIELVIVEEPELEPKPVPPEPEPEPEPEPEPEPEPEPVENQVIQPIPQPVVPTPPPPVQPKIQPTAPPVSTTPEEGGGQPLAVLTSPGSSGIFKVPYVPPGSQFEESTGTGTDTGSSTGTGTGTGTGTGTGVVQPQPQKRGISCISGCDPVYPFALDGAEGSAAVQLLLGPEGEVISVTLVRGHENSAINRQALLAARNMRFTPTGDNVSVQVTVNFTVAGSEFDRVAKERQEQLEQERQAQERQQQERQAQEQQQQLEQERQAQEQQPPEVQPPVAQPNLPLVQPQAPLIPRDAPLLPNIQDRLKK
- a CDS encoding type II toxin-antitoxin system RelE/ParE family toxin codes for the protein MKTEYFPTFVNDLKLLKGTQVYTKIKNLAFQDIIPSQNLRDIRNVKKLQGQENTYRIGVGDYRIGFFMISDTIIFSRVLHRQEFYRYFP
- a CDS encoding heavy metal-responsive transcriptional regulator, whose amino-acid sequence is MIVPGSQLLKIGEVAQETGLSIKTIRYYDQLGLLLPSVQRNQAGYRLFQPVVINRLQFIKKTQSLGLSLKEIKEILDIHDSGAVPCPAIKECLVKQLAIIDIHINNLHFVKTELQTILSDWQDLESRDQLSQTICPNIK
- a CDS encoding WD40 repeat domain-containing protein, with the protein product MNLNQLKITLLIAITIIAASIRPIKAQTEPNEPVVPAQEWRLWRTPRLIQTLREHDGTVSAVTFTPDGDIVISGGGHNDPTLKFWSVETGKIIQRVRAQRTGVLNLGVSPDGTTLVSTGEDREINIWNLQTGAHLSTFFEHSTSVLTMAISPDSRVMVTGGLDGIRAWNLTPQRPAFILQNVGNPTYTVAIHPNGYILASGHDDGKVKFWNLRTASEIAEFSSHSQQVSAVLFTLDGEKLITGSLDGTIKVWHLGTRQLLYTFTGHNSRIRALTLNPDGKVLASAANDGVRLWNIETGEFITVLTGHTDWVRSIAFSNDGKRLASGSFDTLIRVWEIPELEISVPTTTE
- a CDS encoding DUF3288 family protein, which encodes MTEQQHPQEYSDRQILTQILQQEATPDNLADVARFLIRYHNFPGARGIQADLAQILQQWGLDQETLFAKTRKLYSDKKISYQKLSPEQTQDWS
- a CDS encoding anti-sigma factor; the encoded protein is MMPDFDPSEHFELLSAYIDQELSEEETTKIKSLLQNDQRLQHEYQQMLRLRAKLKNLPQPSPIILPEQLAAQVLNRVKQQERKRSKWGWSGGAIAALSVAALSGLFTPIPSRLPQLANSSDQDAKFLVMAINQVSREQMNSRLMIPLNQPLAGIPK
- a CDS encoding sigma-70 family RNA polymerase sigma factor, with product MSQSVSISWSMTRVTNLKTRVSPEHLSNYDLILRCQEGVQPNQGAFTELLRRYQTYVERILYHLAPDWQDRCDLSQEVWLRVYRYLSRLEDPHKFKSWLARITTNLFYDELRKRKRRSETVSLDEPRQLEDSYVTQEIAANAPTPEDDLATREFYEKLQQAIADLEPIFRTTIILREIEGMSYEEIAEITGVSLGTVKSRIARARAKLQSQLHNFL